A stretch of Metabacillus sp. FJAT-52054 DNA encodes these proteins:
- a CDS encoding MGMT family protein, translating to MKPFTEKAIQIIKNIPEGRVMTYGQVAFAAGSPRGARQGVRVLHTMSSKYSLPWHRVISSRRTLHQGSGCS from the coding sequence ATGAAACCATTTACCGAAAAAGCTATTCAAATCATCAAAAATATACCGGAGGGCCGGGTTATGACGTATGGACAAGTTGCATTTGCAGCGGGAAGTCCTAGAGGAGCGAGACAGGGTGTAAGAGTTCTTCATACGATGAGCAGTAAATACAGTTTGCCTTGGCACAGAGTAATCAGTTCTAGGAGAACTCTCCATCAAGGATCAGGATGTTCTTGA
- the thiT gene encoding energy-coupled thiamine transporter ThiT, translated as MKNQKLLFLSETAILTALALLLDMLSSFFIKMPQGGSLSLGMIPIFIMSFRWGLKGGLLTGLLTGILQPILAPAFIVHPAQAILDYPLPFMLAGMSGLFAGWVHSALKQNKWRTLTAVMAATLLGSILRLASHVLSGIVFFGSYAPKGTPVFTYSLVYNSTWMIPTWIVAALAIWLVIMNSPGLIKSNAKKP; from the coding sequence ATGAAAAATCAAAAACTTCTATTCTTATCCGAAACAGCTATTTTAACTGCTCTGGCACTGTTGCTGGACATGCTCTCAAGTTTCTTCATTAAGATGCCTCAAGGCGGGTCACTTTCACTTGGAATGATTCCAATATTTATTATGTCCTTCAGGTGGGGTCTCAAAGGCGGATTGCTCACAGGCCTTCTGACCGGAATTCTGCAGCCGATTTTGGCACCTGCATTTATCGTACATCCCGCCCAAGCTATTTTGGACTATCCGCTGCCTTTTATGCTTGCCGGGATGAGCGGCTTGTTTGCAGGATGGGTACATTCTGCATTGAAGCAAAATAAATGGAGAACTCTGACCGCAGTTATGGCGGCTACCCTGCTTGGTTCCATTCTTCGGCTTGCTTCGCATGTTTTATCAGGAATTGTCTTTTTCGGCTCATATGCACCAAAGGGCACTCCCGTTTTCACCTACTCACTTGTATACAACTCAACCTGGATGATCCCTACCTGGATTGTCGCTGCACTTGCAATATGGTTAGTCATTATGAATTCACCCGGGCTAATCAAAAGCAATGCAAAAAAACCGTAA
- a CDS encoding class D sortase, which translates to MKHFLSTVKKKRTLLLFSAAILFAAGVYLTSTNAFKLAKAYFFYEQQKADYHVIKTAPAKASETEGAKPSPLYETRPVKGERMGELIIPKLDAVLPIYHGTEEDELEKGVGHFAQSVLPGEKDNSVLSGHRDTVFRQLGKVGENDLLIVKTSAGTFTYKIRKVRIVDENDRTVIVPKPRATLTVSTCYPFDFIGSAPERYVLIANLIKTEKP; encoded by the coding sequence ATGAAACATTTCCTTTCAACAGTAAAGAAGAAGCGTACGCTTCTTCTTTTTAGTGCCGCGATCCTCTTTGCTGCCGGAGTTTACTTAACTAGTACGAATGCGTTTAAATTAGCAAAAGCTTACTTTTTCTATGAACAGCAGAAAGCGGATTACCATGTGATTAAAACGGCGCCGGCTAAAGCAAGTGAGACAGAAGGCGCTAAACCTTCTCCTTTATATGAAACAAGGCCGGTAAAAGGGGAACGGATGGGGGAATTAATCATCCCAAAACTAGATGCAGTCCTTCCTATTTACCATGGGACAGAAGAAGACGAGCTCGAAAAAGGAGTTGGGCATTTTGCTCAATCTGTCCTTCCAGGGGAGAAGGATAACTCTGTTTTATCTGGACACCGGGATACTGTCTTCAGACAGCTTGGAAAAGTAGGGGAGAACGATCTGCTTATTGTCAAAACATCTGCCGGCACATTTACTTATAAAATTCGCAAAGTCCGTATTGTAGACGAAAACGACCGTACGGTGATTGTACCTAAACCAAGGGCTACATTAACTGTTTCCACATGCTATCCGTTTGATTTTATTGGTTCGGCACCAGAACGCTACGTTTTAATTGCAAATCTTATTAAAACAGAAAAACCGTAA
- a CDS encoding processed acidic surface protein encodes MKKYFAACLVLLQLLVAHTALAAGKIDVNSSSYKAYLKEINLTHGQLETYLENFDYRMFDEFEDVEDLRSHLGRRVTDDVLKEILAKYELTEDQLTDLLVENGDLFDGEKVQDVFYFENYLLETIQIAGDYPTEINDSTLQELWESYDFVSREEFDQFMKDHGLVLEDYDSIEELDEEIYNFMELPDMESEFEEIFDQLGLTEEEFERLAAHFEKVYQNNPYIDAQLMQLGDRMMAIGDFESVDELSEKDIQEMISIYGEMMDLLNLQAKYYLVKDGIKKELSLQTMMSLNDVDGADLFVELYDLDNKLILDMTLTSEMIGSELIKETGKDLVKTSEAVSSIKKQTEKPGATVKGAKMPKTAGFHANWMIAGASLIAVSVLIRRKLRTSI; translated from the coding sequence GTGAAAAAATATTTCGCGGCATGTCTTGTACTGCTTCAGCTGCTCGTTGCACACACAGCACTGGCTGCAGGCAAGATTGACGTAAACAGCAGCAGCTACAAAGCCTATTTAAAAGAAATTAACTTGACACATGGCCAGTTAGAGACATATTTAGAAAATTTCGATTACAGAATGTTTGATGAATTTGAAGATGTAGAAGATTTAAGAAGTCATCTGGGAAGAAGGGTGACAGATGATGTTCTTAAAGAAATCCTTGCAAAATATGAATTAACAGAAGATCAATTAACAGACCTCCTTGTTGAAAACGGGGATTTATTCGATGGGGAAAAAGTACAGGATGTTTTCTATTTTGAAAATTATCTGCTTGAAACAATTCAAATTGCGGGAGACTATCCGACTGAAATTAATGATTCGACGCTTCAGGAGCTTTGGGAAAGCTACGACTTTGTCTCCCGTGAAGAGTTTGACCAGTTTATGAAGGATCACGGCCTGGTTTTAGAAGATTATGATTCGATCGAAGAGCTTGATGAAGAAATCTATAATTTCATGGAACTTCCGGATATGGAATCTGAGTTTGAAGAAATTTTTGATCAGCTTGGTTTAACGGAAGAAGAGTTTGAGCGTTTGGCTGCACACTTCGAAAAAGTATATCAAAACAATCCTTATATTGACGCACAGCTGATGCAGCTTGGTGACAGAATGATGGCAATCGGTGATTTTGAAAGTGTAGATGAGCTTTCTGAGAAAGACATTCAAGAGATGATTTCCATCTACGGTGAAATGATGGATTTGCTGAATTTGCAGGCGAAATACTACCTTGTTAAGGATGGAATCAAAAAAGAGCTCTCTTTGCAGACAATGATGAGTCTGAATGATGTGGATGGGGCAGACCTTTTCGTCGAGCTTTATGATTTGGATAACAAACTGATTTTAGATATGACCTTAACTTCTGAAATGATTGGATCAGAATTAATTAAAGAAACAGGTAAGGACTTAGTAAAAACGTCTGAAGCAGTTTCATCCATTAAGAAACAGACGGAAAAACCGGGAGCAACAGTTAAAGGAGCTAAAATGCCTAAGACAGCAGGATTTCATGCAAACTGGATGATTGCCGGAGCTTCTTTAATAGCGGTTTCCGTTTTAATTAGAAGAAAGCTGCGTACATCCATCTGA
- a CDS encoding GNAT family N-acetyltransferase: MYKIRKAKKEDIKGIAEVHVDSWRTTYRDIVDSAYLNSLTYAEKMSQWEQADLDHLFLAEDEEGRIVGFSSYGKERTEKHGFDGEIYAIYLLDEVQRKGIGSALLLNSIDDLIEKGFQSVMVWVISENPSRGFYESYFPELIGEETLSIGNREHIEYAFGWKDIERLKSMLLQGNRV; this comes from the coding sequence ATGTATAAAATCCGGAAAGCAAAAAAAGAAGATATAAAAGGGATTGCGGAAGTTCATGTGGATAGCTGGCGGACTACTTACCGGGATATCGTTGATTCTGCCTATTTAAACTCGCTTACATATGCAGAGAAGATGAGCCAGTGGGAGCAAGCCGATCTCGATCATCTGTTTTTAGCCGAAGATGAAGAGGGGAGAATCGTCGGGTTTTCAAGCTATGGAAAGGAACGTACTGAAAAGCATGGGTTTGATGGTGAAATATATGCCATCTACCTTCTGGATGAGGTGCAGCGAAAAGGGATTGGCAGTGCGCTGCTGTTAAATTCGATAGATGATCTCATTGAAAAAGGATTCCAATCTGTCATGGTTTGGGTAATCAGTGAAAATCCTTCCCGGGGATTTTATGAATCCTATTTTCCTGAATTAATAGGGGAAGAAACATTGTCAATTGGAAATCGGGAGCATATTGAATATGCTTTTGGATGGAAGGATATTGAACGGCTTAAATCGATGCTGCTGCAAGGCAATCGAGTATAA
- a CDS encoding DMT family transporter, giving the protein MNKQKTYAYIALFIGVLSVSASAVMVKLTTTPPPVTAFYRMFFSVLLMMPFFLLARGSGIKEMTNKDWLYISMAGIFLAFHFILWFESLELTSVASSVVLVTLQPLFAFAGTYLLFGERVTRQAVWSAAIAIIGSLIISWGDLQISGWALAGDLLALTACFMVTAYLLFGQEVRKRHSLILHTTLVYGISAATLLLYCLVFSYSLDPGSGENLMWLLLLAIFPNLLGHSLFNWALKWISTNTISVAILFEPAGAIILAYYVLNEQIMLTQAIGSAVIFAGILIFMAGDMK; this is encoded by the coding sequence GTGAACAAACAAAAAACATATGCATATATCGCTCTATTTATTGGGGTGCTCTCTGTCTCGGCCTCTGCCGTAATGGTCAAGCTGACCACCACTCCGCCGCCGGTAACGGCTTTTTACAGAATGTTCTTTTCAGTCCTTCTAATGATGCCTTTTTTCCTGTTAGCAAGGGGATCGGGCATCAAGGAAATGACTAATAAAGACTGGCTCTACATTTCAATGGCAGGAATATTCCTGGCCTTTCATTTTATTTTATGGTTTGAGTCCCTCGAATTAACCTCCGTTGCAAGTTCAGTGGTTCTCGTTACGCTTCAGCCGCTATTCGCATTTGCTGGAACTTACCTGCTTTTTGGTGAGCGGGTAACGCGTCAAGCCGTGTGGAGTGCGGCGATTGCCATAATCGGGAGCTTAATCATCAGCTGGGGGGACCTGCAAATCAGCGGATGGGCACTGGCAGGAGATTTGCTGGCGTTAACCGCCTGTTTTATGGTTACTGCCTATCTTCTATTTGGACAGGAAGTAAGAAAGCGGCATTCGCTGATTTTACATACAACTCTTGTTTACGGGATTAGCGCGGCGACTTTGCTGCTTTATTGCTTAGTATTTTCGTATAGTTTAGACCCAGGAAGCGGCGAAAATCTGATGTGGCTTTTGCTATTGGCCATTTTTCCTAATCTGCTTGGCCATTCTTTATTTAACTGGGCTTTGAAATGGATTAGTACGAACACAATTTCCGTCGCCATTTTATTTGAACCTGCCGGTGCGATCATCCTTGCCTATTATGTGCTGAATGAACAAATCATGTTGACTCAGGCAATCGGCAGTGCCGTAATATTTGCAGGAATACTAATTTTTATGGCTGGGGATATGAAGTGA
- a CDS encoding AMP-binding protein, which produces MNSLKQVTIGKMFQETVQEFGSREAIVYSKEEIRYTYQEFYEETAKIAKALMGIGIKKGDHIAVWATNVPEWLLLQFATARMGAVLVTVNTSYQVHELEYLLQQSDSAALFLIDGYKGTSYTEMIQSIKSRASHPLTKLKHQIYIGSDSCPEGMTGWNKFLMHAAAVSDAELEQRESELDQHDAINMQYTSGTTGFPKGVMLTHHNIVNNGYLIASSMKLTHKDRLCIPVPFFHCFGCVLSTMAAVTVGACMVPTIEFSPDLVLETVEREQCTGLQGVPTMFIAELSLDSFPSYDLSSLRTGIMAGSPCPIEVMKKVMDQMGMNEITICYGQTEASPVITQTTVDDSIERKVETVGKPHPHVEVKIINPATGNEMPSNEQGELCTRGYHVMKGYYKMPEATSEAIDADGWLHTGDLASMDEEGYVKITGRLKDMIIRGGENIYPREIEEFLYRHPDIVDVQVIGVPDEKYGERTAACIRVREGANLTMQHIKEYCEGQIAFYKIPEYCFFMDEYPMTASGKIQKFKLREQALDWIKERV; this is translated from the coding sequence ATGAATTCTTTAAAGCAAGTGACAATCGGGAAAATGTTTCAGGAAACGGTTCAGGAGTTTGGAAGCCGTGAAGCTATTGTCTATTCTAAAGAAGAAATCCGTTATACCTATCAAGAATTCTACGAGGAAACGGCAAAAATTGCAAAGGCTCTTATGGGAATCGGTATTAAAAAAGGAGACCATATCGCTGTTTGGGCAACCAACGTCCCTGAGTGGCTGCTTCTCCAATTTGCTACAGCAAGGATGGGCGCGGTTCTTGTAACGGTTAATACGAGCTACCAGGTTCACGAACTTGAATATTTATTACAGCAATCCGATTCAGCTGCTTTATTTTTAATAGACGGCTATAAAGGGACTTCCTATACAGAAATGATTCAGTCAATCAAAAGCCGAGCCAGCCATCCGCTAACGAAGCTGAAACACCAAATCTACATAGGCAGTGATTCATGTCCTGAAGGAATGACTGGCTGGAATAAATTTTTAATGCATGCAGCTGCAGTTTCAGATGCAGAACTGGAACAAAGAGAAAGCGAGCTTGATCAGCATGATGCCATTAATATGCAATACACTTCGGGAACGACAGGGTTTCCAAAAGGCGTTATGCTTACCCATCATAACATTGTCAATAACGGTTATTTAATCGCAAGCTCGATGAAGCTGACACATAAGGACAGGCTTTGCATTCCCGTACCGTTCTTCCATTGTTTCGGCTGCGTATTGAGTACAATGGCTGCAGTTACAGTTGGGGCCTGCATGGTCCCGACAATAGAATTCAGCCCTGATCTCGTGCTCGAAACAGTGGAAAGGGAACAATGCACCGGCTTGCAGGGAGTTCCGACGATGTTTATTGCCGAACTTTCACTGGATTCTTTCCCATCTTATGATCTCTCCTCTCTCCGGACAGGTATTATGGCAGGCTCTCCTTGTCCGATCGAAGTGATGAAAAAAGTAATGGATCAGATGGGGATGAACGAAATTACGATTTGCTACGGTCAAACGGAGGCATCTCCTGTCATTACCCAAACAACTGTAGATGACTCTATTGAAAGAAAAGTAGAGACAGTCGGGAAACCTCATCCGCATGTTGAAGTTAAAATTATCAATCCTGCAACAGGAAATGAAATGCCTTCAAATGAACAGGGAGAACTGTGTACGAGAGGCTATCACGTTATGAAGGGTTATTATAAAATGCCCGAAGCGACAAGTGAAGCAATCGATGCTGACGGGTGGCTGCATACAGGTGATCTCGCTTCAATGGACGAAGAAGGCTACGTTAAAATTACAGGCCGCCTCAAGGATATGATTATCAGAGGCGGTGAGAATATTTATCCCAGGGAGATCGAAGAGTTTTTATACCGGCACCCTGATATTGTAGATGTACAGGTTATTGGAGTGCCCGATGAAAAATACGGAGAACGAACGGCTGCCTGCATCCGAGTCAGAGAGGGAGCCAACCTGACGATGCAGCATATTAAAGAATACTGTGAAGGGCAAATCGCTTTTTATAAAATTCCGGAATACTGCTTTTTCATGGATGAGTATCCAATGACAGCATCTGGGAAAATACAGAAATTCAAGCTGCGGGAACAGGCACTGGACTGGATTAAAGAGAGAGTTTAA
- a CDS encoding DinB family protein: MYEHMKKVREELLNTLNELSNEEFNEKPSTDEWSVGQVVDHLQKMEKVVLESLKKSIHHAEDKTVEEKQLEIVTDRSRKVPAPDYVVPSPVPIDRIKVITALEEARRDLINFTELLAKDFDLTSRALKHPVLGELSIKQWVEFVGYHEERHLLQIKEAKEKIGA; this comes from the coding sequence ATGTATGAACACATGAAAAAAGTGCGAGAAGAATTGCTTAACACACTCAATGAACTATCAAATGAGGAGTTTAATGAAAAGCCTTCAACTGATGAATGGAGCGTTGGGCAGGTTGTAGACCACCTTCAAAAAATGGAGAAAGTCGTACTGGAAAGCCTTAAAAAATCCATCCATCATGCAGAGGATAAAACGGTTGAAGAAAAACAGCTTGAAATTGTGACCGACCGGTCCCGCAAGGTTCCCGCACCTGACTATGTGGTGCCGAGTCCTGTACCGATTGACCGGATTAAGGTAATAACTGCACTCGAAGAAGCCAGACGAGATCTTATAAATTTCACTGAGCTGCTTGCAAAAGATTTCGATCTTACTTCAAGAGCTCTAAAACACCCTGTCTTAGGAGAACTATCCATTAAACAATGGGTTGAATTTGTGGGGTACCATGAGGAGCGCCATCTTCTCCAGATTAAAGAAGCAAAAGAAAAAATTGGTGCTTAA
- a CDS encoding peptidoglycan-binding protein yields the protein MLKKWLIVFCSVFLLFFWAGIPGASAAATKFIIINKSSNKLAYYEDSKLKRVFKVGTGRSQSLTPEGKFKIVQKIINRPYYKGNIPGGDPRNPLGNRWMGFNARGTSGSTYGIHGNNNPGSIGGYVSSGCVRMYDNEVEWLYSQVPINTVVIITSSGKSFDAIAKSYGYNVKPGGNTGTTGDTLKIGSRGDAVADLQRKLTKLGFNTGGIDGVFGPATDKAVRAFQKSKRLTADGIVGPKTWSALNGSSSQPGTTLANSGTLRKGSKGSAVKELQQRLTARGYNTRGTDGIFGANTEKAVIALQKASRLTTDGGVGPAKKKAILK from the coding sequence TTGCTAAAGAAATGGCTTATTGTGTTTTGCAGTGTATTTCTTCTGTTCTTTTGGGCAGGTATACCGGGTGCATCTGCAGCAGCAACCAAGTTTATCATCATAAATAAGTCGTCAAACAAGCTTGCTTATTACGAAGACAGCAAGCTGAAACGGGTGTTCAAAGTAGGAACAGGGAGAAGCCAGTCCCTTACACCTGAAGGGAAATTCAAAATTGTTCAGAAAATCATAAACAGACCTTATTATAAAGGAAATATTCCAGGAGGGGATCCAAGAAACCCGCTTGGTAATCGGTGGATGGGGTTTAATGCACGAGGAACATCCGGTTCCACTTATGGAATACACGGTAACAATAATCCAGGCTCAATTGGAGGATATGTCAGCAGCGGCTGTGTCAGGATGTATGATAATGAAGTTGAATGGCTGTATAGTCAAGTGCCAATCAATACAGTCGTAATTATTACAAGCTCAGGGAAATCCTTTGATGCGATAGCCAAATCTTATGGATACAACGTTAAGCCAGGCGGGAATACCGGAACTACCGGAGATACGCTTAAAATAGGAAGCAGAGGAGATGCAGTAGCAGATCTTCAGCGCAAATTAACAAAGCTTGGATTCAACACAGGGGGCATTGACGGTGTTTTTGGTCCTGCTACAGATAAAGCTGTTCGTGCTTTCCAAAAGAGCAAGAGGCTTACTGCAGACGGAATTGTTGGGCCCAAAACATGGAGTGCACTAAATGGATCAAGTTCGCAGCCCGGGACTACCCTTGCGAACAGCGGAACACTAAGAAAAGGCAGCAAGGGCTCTGCAGTAAAAGAGCTGCAGCAAAGACTGACTGCACGTGGATACAACACAAGGGGTACTGATGGAATATTCGGCGCAAACACTGAAAAAGCCGTTATCGCCCTTCAAAAGGCCAGCCGTCTCACAACTGATGGGGGAGTGGGACCGGCAAAGAAAAAAGCCATTTTAAAATAA
- a CDS encoding penicillin acylase family protein: MQANTPLEIKKKRPLRKWLLISLSVFTLLLISGVIFVNVYTNRSLPKLSGETVIAGLTQETVVTRDQEGVPHIKAGSEKDLYMAQGYIQAQDRLFQMDLSRRQASGMLSEVVGEATIDRDKFFRTLGLRRAAQASLSAYDQESLQVLQWFADGVNAHIKEAKKEGKLPLEFTLLGYEPSKWTPLDSLTIGKYMAFDLGGHWQGQAFRYWAMDHLSKEEALELFPSYPKDAPAILSSYKNIKLDIQDTFASAVIPREFNGSNNWVVSGKKTVTGKPLLADDPHLGLATPSIWYQMHLTSPSQNVSGVIFAGVPGIILGHNEKIAWGVTNTGPDVQDLYIEKRSPQDDSKFLHNGKWEQAKIIKEPIAVKGKKTIPYEVTETRHGPVISEFSLDQKKDTVLAMKWTALMPSTELQAVLNMNRAQNWNEFEKALEEFHVPTQNFVFAGQDGTIAYKANGKIPIRKNGDGLLPVPGWTDDYEWSGFIPWNQLPRSVNPEEGFLATANNKVIDDRYPYHISHHWAQPYRYMRIEEFLTSKDKVTVNDMKKLQMDQKDLYAREFVPSFLKALKEQKLTSQEKGALSLLENWNYEDNPEYGAPLIFHLWMKELPRVLFADKIPEKMEELFEGKQQAVDELLRKALDGEKSVWIEEKGGIQNVLHSSLKSVLAAIQDQYGKDPKAWKWGDYHQVYFAHPLSSASPVLEWVFNRQKPLPVGGSQVTVQAAAYEENGVVDHGAPWRFVADLSDLSKAYHNNSPGQSGHFRSEWYSNQLKNWVEGTYHETSLTSYGSKKDVLKLEPGK; encoded by the coding sequence ATGCAAGCAAATACTCCGTTGGAGATAAAGAAAAAGCGTCCGTTAAGAAAATGGCTTCTCATAAGCCTTTCTGTTTTTACCCTGCTGCTTATTTCAGGCGTTATTTTTGTAAACGTTTACACTAATAGAAGTCTGCCAAAGCTGTCCGGAGAAACAGTCATTGCAGGACTTACACAGGAAACGGTGGTTACTAGAGATCAGGAGGGTGTGCCTCATATAAAAGCGGGCAGTGAAAAAGACCTGTATATGGCTCAAGGATACATCCAGGCTCAGGACCGGCTTTTCCAAATGGATTTGAGCCGAAGACAAGCCTCTGGTATGCTGAGCGAAGTAGTTGGAGAGGCCACCATAGACCGTGATAAATTTTTCAGAACGCTTGGGTTAAGGCGGGCAGCACAGGCGTCCCTATCGGCTTATGATCAAGAGTCTCTTCAAGTTCTCCAATGGTTTGCAGATGGGGTCAATGCGCATATAAAGGAGGCAAAAAAAGAGGGAAAACTTCCATTGGAGTTTACTCTGCTTGGATACGAGCCTTCCAAGTGGACCCCACTTGACTCCCTTACAATCGGAAAATATATGGCGTTTGATTTAGGCGGGCATTGGCAGGGACAGGCGTTTCGTTATTGGGCGATGGATCATCTTTCAAAAGAAGAAGCACTTGAGCTTTTTCCAAGTTATCCAAAGGATGCTCCTGCTATCCTCTCAAGCTATAAAAATATAAAGCTCGATATTCAGGATACGTTTGCAAGTGCCGTCATTCCACGCGAATTTAACGGAAGCAACAACTGGGTTGTGAGCGGCAAGAAAACCGTTACAGGCAAGCCTCTTTTAGCTGATGATCCTCATCTCGGGCTGGCCACGCCATCCATCTGGTATCAGATGCACCTCACCTCTCCATCCCAGAATGTGAGCGGGGTCATTTTTGCAGGTGTTCCCGGGATCATTCTCGGACATAACGAGAAAATTGCATGGGGTGTAACAAATACGGGTCCCGACGTACAGGATCTGTACATTGAGAAACGCAGTCCGCAAGATGATTCAAAGTTCCTCCATAACGGAAAATGGGAACAGGCGAAGATAATAAAAGAACCCATTGCTGTTAAAGGCAAAAAAACCATTCCCTATGAAGTGACAGAAACGAGGCATGGTCCTGTCATTTCCGAGTTTTCATTAGATCAGAAAAAAGATACGGTTCTTGCGATGAAATGGACCGCGTTGATGCCAAGCACAGAACTGCAGGCTGTTCTTAACATGAACCGTGCTCAAAACTGGAATGAATTCGAAAAGGCATTGGAAGAATTCCACGTTCCAACTCAAAATTTCGTTTTTGCCGGCCAGGATGGAACAATCGCTTACAAAGCAAACGGGAAAATTCCAATCCGCAAAAATGGGGACGGACTGCTTCCTGTTCCAGGCTGGACAGATGATTATGAATGGTCCGGTTTCATTCCATGGAATCAGCTCCCGCGAAGCGTGAATCCGGAAGAAGGCTTTCTGGCAACTGCCAATAACAAAGTCATAGATGACCGTTATCCATACCATATCAGTCATCACTGGGCACAGCCATATCGGTATATGAGGATTGAGGAGTTTTTAACTAGCAAAGATAAGGTGACTGTAAATGACATGAAGAAACTTCAGATGGATCAAAAGGATCTTTATGCAAGAGAATTTGTTCCTTCATTCCTTAAAGCACTCAAAGAACAAAAACTCACATCACAGGAAAAAGGAGCCCTCTCCCTTCTTGAGAACTGGAATTACGAGGATAACCCTGAATACGGTGCCCCACTCATCTTCCATTTATGGATGAAAGAACTTCCAAGGGTTCTGTTTGCGGATAAAATCCCTGAGAAAATGGAGGAACTATTTGAGGGGAAACAGCAGGCGGTCGATGAATTACTGCGAAAAGCATTAGACGGAGAAAAATCGGTTTGGATTGAAGAAAAAGGAGGAATCCAAAACGTTCTGCACTCCTCATTGAAGAGCGTCCTTGCTGCCATTCAAGATCAATACGGCAAAGATCCAAAAGCATGGAAGTGGGGGGACTATCATCAGGTTTATTTCGCCCACCCGCTCTCCTCTGCTTCACCTGTACTCGAGTGGGTTTTCAACAGGCAAAAGCCCCTCCCTGTCGGAGGCAGCCAGGTGACGGTTCAAGCCGCTGCTTATGAAGAAAATGGAGTAGTTGATCATGGTGCTCCATGGCGTTTCGTAGCTGACCTTTCTGATTTGTCAAAGGCTTATCACAATAACAGTCCCGGGCAGTCCGGGCATTTTAGGAGCGAATGGTACAGCAATCAGCTAAAAAACTGGGTAGAAGGAACATATCATGAAACCTCGCTGACCAGTTACGGTTCAAAAAAAGATGTACTGAAACTGGAACCGGGAAAGTAA
- a CDS encoding FTR1 family protein produces MWSSLFLALREGLESALIIGIILIHTTRINRHDLKSSVYLGAGIGLIVSIIGGLIVFSGAQEMEGTSEELFEGIMMLAASGLIAYFILWLHRNSDVSNSVTSKVSSNASKISLFILAFLSVFREGLELMIFNLTQISHHAGLIAAGNILGIVLAVATTIVLFKTAVKLNLSVLFKVLGVVLIFLGAEMFGESLLKFYEDGGELLEKAGFALFMLPSLYILLKDDIKRMRVTRKQADV; encoded by the coding sequence ATGTGGTCGAGTTTATTTCTTGCATTACGCGAAGGGCTGGAATCAGCACTCATTATCGGAATTATTTTAATACATACAACCAGAATTAATCGGCACGATCTTAAATCATCCGTCTACCTTGGAGCAGGTATCGGATTGATTGTCAGCATAATCGGCGGACTGATCGTTTTTTCCGGCGCTCAGGAGATGGAAGGCACTTCTGAAGAACTGTTCGAAGGAATCATGATGCTGGCAGCGTCCGGACTCATCGCTTACTTTATTTTATGGCTGCACCGGAACAGCGATGTAAGTAATTCGGTTACGTCTAAAGTTTCTTCCAATGCATCAAAAATCAGTTTGTTTATTTTGGCTTTTCTTTCCGTATTCAGAGAGGGCCTCGAACTGATGATCTTTAATCTTACCCAGATCTCACATCACGCAGGATTGATTGCTGCAGGAAATATCCTAGGGATTGTTCTTGCTGTGGCCACCACGATCGTACTATTTAAAACAGCGGTGAAACTGAACTTATCTGTTCTATTCAAAGTACTCGGTGTTGTTCTGATTTTCCTTGGAGCCGAAATGTTTGGAGAAAGCCTTTTGAAATTTTATGAGGACGGCGGAGAATTATTGGAGAAAGCAGGCTTTGCCCTATTTATGCTTCCTTCTCTTTACATCCTTTTGAAGGATGATATAAAAAGAATGAGAGTAACCCGCAAGCAGGCGGACGTGTGA
- a CDS encoding VOC family protein — MKAAAVPIKNQMNGVFVHVKNLKASVAWYFDLLGQEADLDKIHSPVCNIPINGTTSLTLDDHSFDAQFKESISGNPIFNLYAPEIEEAYAFVKNKEIKIVRELEWAGETAWFNIQDPDGNVIMIANC, encoded by the coding sequence ATGAAAGCTGCGGCAGTCCCAATTAAGAATCAAATGAATGGTGTATTTGTTCATGTGAAGAATTTAAAGGCATCTGTAGCATGGTATTTTGACCTGCTCGGGCAGGAAGCAGATTTGGACAAGATTCATTCGCCAGTCTGCAACATCCCTATCAATGGAACAACCTCTCTCACCTTGGATGATCACAGCTTTGATGCTCAATTTAAAGAAAGCATCAGCGGGAACCCGATTTTCAATCTTTATGCTCCTGAAATAGAGGAGGCTTATGCTTTTGTGAAAAACAAAGAAATTAAGATTGTAAGAGAACTGGAATGGGCGGGAGAAACAGCATGGTTCAATATACAGGATCCTGACGGAAATGTAATCATGATTGCTAATTGCTAA